The Harmonia axyridis chromosome 3, icHarAxyr1.1, whole genome shotgun sequence nucleotide sequence CGCCAGTTCTTGGTGCAGTTTAGGCAAGGTGAACTCTCCTCAGAACGCCGCAGGTAATAGCAAGCAGCAATCGGCCGTTATAGATAGCTTTAAGGCGTTCCAGAATAAGGCCAAAGAGAAACAGCAACGTCTAGAGAACTTGGAATTGAAAAAACAGCAGAAGGAACAGGCGGAGAGGGAAAGGCAAAGGGCTGAACTCGAAAGAAGGAAAGAGAGAGAAGAGGAGGATGCGTTAGAGAAAGCAAGGTGAGTTTTGAATTGGGTTTAATGGTTTTCGAACCCTACAAAAAactctcattgaaaaaatatatcctTACGAGatcttggaaaaaaaatgaccagtttaaaacaatttttttgtaaattcaaCAGCCTGTAACTTTTAACATGAACCAAAtctggaaaaatttcaaatatcaatttttgagaGGAATCTACAGTTGAATTTAACTTCCAACTTTAAAACTCGCCTATACAGAAAGTATCCAAGGGTAGGATAGTTGTACCTCCCACCCCTTTCTAGTACTCTTATGGCTCAATTTGAAACcctatttcgaatttttgattgaaaattgaTCTCTGAacatcttttcaatttatagGAAAGCTGTAGCAGAACAGCCCATTCCTGTAGCTAGGGTAGAAGAATTGAGGTCTGCTTCCTCTCCTGCTGACGGAAACCTATCTCCTGGGGCACAAGCTACAGTGTCAGGAAATATAGATAGGGAAAGACAAAGATTGCTTGAACAAGAAAGAAGACGTAGAGAAGTGGTAAGTTTCCATAAAGTTGTCCTGCGCAGTCGAGTATCATCAATACCTACAAGCCTACTCTTAAAAAATCAACTGCTCCTgttgaattccatctttaaggtcttcaATTGATTGCGAAGCATTGACATAGagatagaccttatctttcacgtggtcccaaagaaaaaagtctaaaggtgttaaattacaatatctcgatggccaattgtgatcatctcttcgagaaataaaacGACAAGGCagttttcttgcaaaattgccatTGTTTTGTTGTTTTGTTACTTGTTTGGTACGTAGtgccatcttgttgaaaataaacttcgtcaacatcaatatcttccaattccggccataaaaaattattaatcatagctcggtagcgcaatccattcactgcAACAAATGCACCAGTCTCATTTTCAAATGAGTTTGGTCTAAACACATCACcaccaaaatttccatttttagtTTTAGTGAttgcgtagtttttacttgtcaaatttcCAGAggtgacagcttcaaaagtgacagcagCCCAGAtatttccctattcaaaatgacGCCTCATATTGTAAAAtctttttcattaatttgacaaaaaatatattattcactatgcaGAAGAAAAGctataaaaataattcaaacctATTATCACGTGATTAGAAACGAAATGGATTAGGCAAACTTtcgatgacgtcaatttgaagtaaaaaCACATGTCATTCGCATTTTTGTTCAGTGTTGAGGTGcaaattttgacattttattcaattaaatacCAAATATTGAATAGTATAGATATTTCCAACCTTGCACCTCTTTTGATataccaccctgtatagttcaGAACCAGAACAATGATTATAATATTCTACTTTTTAAtcggcattttcaaataatctcTTTCTTTTCAGATGGCGAATAAAATAGACATGAATATGCAAAGTGATTTGATGGCTGCATTCGAAGGCTCATTATAATAAGAACTGTGAGAAGTGTGTTTGAGATAGATGACTTGCAGTAACGAATGTAAAAAAGAACTTGTATTAAAGGTGTTGCAGTTCAGTTCTACCAAAACAGAAAAACTACAAAGAAATTTGatcgctcaaaaaaaaaattacgttgACGCTTCCAACATTGACCTACTATTCAGAAGTTGGAATATAACTGATTAGTAAATGTAATGTAGCTCATGTTTTTCTTTATAAAACTGTAGTTTCATTACTCTAAGTTTATGTATATAACTTATTGTAGATTATAATTATATGTACATAGACTTCATTTCTAATAATATAATTTAGTTTCTTGGGAAACTATTAATTTAATCGATATTCAACAAAATCTATTTAAAATGATGTAAGTGCATCATTAAATTAActatttcagaattattttcgGGAAATTTTTGAACCTTCTTAAGGTATTAGCAATTCTTTTTTCCTAACTACTAAGTGAATCTTTTATGACGATtcttttcatattaaaattatattttcattaatttcactcaaattatttattaacttaattgaaatttttgttattgtaattgaatgaatttttgaaattattacctcAGCAAAAAAGAATCATTTTACAGTTTGTTCGATTTTATATTCCTATGGATAATATTTTAcgatttatttctgaaattaattcAGAGTTGAAATTTTTGCAATGGTGTCGCATTTAATTGATGTTTTCGCTGTGTATATCTATCATTCTAAAATTTGCTTCCACATTTCTTTCTTTTAGTTGCATAATTTTTAGTCTTCCTCACTTTTAGGAACTCAAGTATGTGAGATTTTCTCTTCCATTCAGTTAACTTTGAATGGTCCACATATTTCTTTGCCGTGAAAATGAATTACCAATTTTAGTGATATTTGAATTTAATGTATATATAAATAGTTTTTTGGGTATTAAATAAAGAAGATCAAATTATTTCTACTTAGTAATAATTTTATACTGTCCACTTTTTACAAAATACCCAATATCTTTGATGTGCTCTGAaagtactcaatttttttaacaGTGAAAATCGATCTTTCTTTATTGATGAGATTGGTTCCTGatgatttttagttaaaatCTGTTTAATAATATGTTGATTATTGTAAATTATAATGTATagatatttataaaaaaaaaatatatgaattgtaCAAAAAAGTTGTGTCTACTTCATGCaatggaataatttttatattgaagtGATTGTATAAACTTATTAAGTTTAATTGTTTTCACCAAAATAAATTGTATACTAATTAATTCCTTTGAGTTTCTTTGTTGTCAAACTTTCTATTGGGTGGCTCATAAATTAATACATAGAGCTGTTCAAAAGGACGCTTCTCAGCAATAAATGTAAAAATCAGcacaatttgaaaagaaatattcaatattttgtttcatagtagaaaattttttctttttgggttTTGAAAAAGTTAATGTTCGTTTTTTGATGTTTCTATTGATCTTTTTCTACAACTAGATTTAAATCATCTAAACTTGAACAGCTCTTGGTTTTATTCTGCTCATTTGAATTGGAAAGCAGAAGATGAGTTCTTTTTGGACACTCGAGGCATTAAATTCCAAATTGAATTAATAACATTCAAAAATCGGAAATGATCCAATTTACATTTTAACGATAAATTCTGTCCATAATCTTCTACTTTCCTATCATGTTCTAATTGATATCAAATTAAACATTGTGAATAAATTTGTagggaaaaattttaaagaaaaaaaatcattatttcaagcAATATTCTTATGAATGATGAATTTATATTCTGATTAAATACctgttattaaatttttaagtGTGTAAACTTGTGCATTGGCTTGAAATTCTTTGGtataaaattttgtatgtaAGGATCCAGGTGTGTTTCAGGTTAAAGAATTAAAGCCAAACTAGCATTGTTCATTGAGAATTTTGCAATTTGTGAACTCTTATTTTCCAAcgatgtttatttttcaatgatgtGTACTATAAGACATGtatgatttatatttttgaagcgAGTCATTGAATGATAGTAGTAATGTTAGGAAATAAACTATTTTAAAGTGCAacatttttcatcatatttccACTCTCCCCAATATCCAATCACCAAATGAAATAcacaaaaatttaaataaaaaatttattttatatacattATATACAATATTTGAATATGATCTCTAACATAGCGTTCATAATCAGATGAATATCAAACAACACTCCATGCTTTTTCAAATGCAAAACAAACTTTTGCACAAGTAATGGCTGCAGATAATGGAAAATTACTTATAGAATGAGTTTCTTCTACATAATCTACATCTAATTTTCCTCTAGCCATTGCTCCAATCACAAAAACGATTGGTTCTTCGTTGTTAGGCACCAATTGGCTACATGGTTTTGCTTCTTGAGATGAGAAAgacatacaaatttttttaacaccAATTGGTAAATGATCTGTGACGGGATTTTTAATAACTTTCAGGAGTTTCTTTCCTTCTTTCGATCTGACAGAGAATTTGTGTAgtaattgaactgaaaaaattaataattttataatcaaCCATAACGAAAATACCAGTTGGATACTAACCTATCATTCGAGCAAACTGTGGGAAATAATCAGGTATTCTTGTTTGAGGGTCCACTTCTATAAGCACATTACTACTTGTGTGAACATATACTTGCAGCAGACCAGCGCGATTCAAGGGGCTGTTGAATAACATCAGTAAACATTGATATGCAATGTCTGGCCTACAAGATCCTACGTCCCTTCCTtcttttctcaaaatattcgTATGATCATCACCATTCAACAAATGAAATTTCTGACCAATCTAGAAAATAAATAAgacaataaatataatttttacgaTTTCAATAACAGTTTACTCACTTTTACAGTCTCCAATTGTGCATTCTCCAATATAACTATTAGGCGCTTCTCTTGATTCTTCAAATGTGCCGTTACCAAATGTCTTGGTATGGgatcaaattcatattcattaCTCCTATcctttgataatttcttttttttggcCTGTGTTGCATCATAAgccttatttttatttatcgaaGACCTTTTTCTTTTAGCCATATTCACTTCAATTCTCACTCAATACACGAAAATAAATCTAAGCTGAAAAGAGGTTAAGATGCATTGAATCATAGATGCATAGaattttctatgcatcttaaaaGAGGTTAAGTAACATAGACGTAGAACACTCAACCAGAGA carries:
- the LOC123675959 gene encoding ribosomal RNA small subunit methyltransferase NEP1-like, with product MAKRKRSSINKNKAYDATQAKKKKLSKDRSNEYEFDPIPRHLVTAHLKNQEKRLIVILENAQLETVKIGQKFHLLNGDDHTNILRKEGRDVGSCRPDIAYQCLLMLFNSPLNRAGLLQVYVHTSSNVLIEVDPQTRIPDYFPQFARMIVQLLHKFSVRSKEGKKLLKVIKNPVTDHLPIGVKKICMSFSSQEAKPCSQLVPNNEEPIVFVIGAMARGKLDVDYVEETHSISNFPLSAAITCAKVCFAFEKAWSVV